The Chloroherpetonaceae bacterium genome has a segment encoding these proteins:
- a CDS encoding Rieske (2Fe-2S) protein has protein sequence MSNAVEQKLATESVPAEPISRRTFAKVLFTGVGLCYAGAIGYPIYQYLASPIQKSAEAAKVSEVHLPEAHKLEPGSAVMFKFGTRPGILIHHKDGSWTAMEAVCTHMACTVQYQPDTNRLFCACHGGVYDVKTGAAVAGPPPKPLKTYKVEVGENGVTISKA, from the coding sequence ATGAGTAACGCAGTAGAACAAAAGCTGGCGACTGAAAGCGTGCCAGCAGAGCCAATCAGTCGCAGAACGTTTGCAAAGGTGCTCTTTACTGGCGTAGGACTTTGCTACGCTGGAGCGATTGGCTATCCGATTTATCAATATCTGGCATCACCTATACAGAAGTCAGCTGAAGCGGCAAAAGTCTCAGAGGTACATTTGCCAGAAGCGCATAAGTTAGAGCCGGGTTCAGCCGTGATGTTTAAGTTTGGCACGCGCCCAGGTATTCTCATTCATCACAAAGATGGCTCGTGGACAGCCATGGAGGCGGTCTGCACGCATATGGCATGCACCGTGCAGTATCAACCTGATACCAATCGACTCTTTTGCGCCTGCCATGGTGGTGTCTATGATGTCAAGACGGGAGCAGCAGTGGCGGGGCCACCGCCAAAGCCGCTCAAAACTTACAAGGTGGAAGTCGGTGAAAATGGTGTAACCATTTCAAAAGCCTAA
- the lysS gene encoding lysine--tRNA ligase yields the protein MSEPLRTSLEELNDQMRMRREKLQKLREQGINPYPYSYEVTHHAQTILDTFKDGESTDVSVAGRIMSMRIMGKASFFHIQDSTGKIQIYIRKDDVGEATYETFKHLYDIGDIVGIKGYTFRTKMGEISVHTKEITLLAKALRPIPIAKEQEINGQRVVYDAFSDKEQRYRQRYVDLIVNPEVREVFRKRAKIINTIRAFLDEKGYLEVETPILQPVYGGATARPFITHHNALGMDLYLRIANELYLKRLIVGGFEGVYEFAKDFRNEGLSRFHNPEFTQVEFYVAYKDYLWMMEQVEALFERIALTVNGTTKTRFNGHDVDLKPPYRRLTIPEAIKEFTGKDIEGKSETELRTVAKELGVHIEPSDGSGKIIDAIFSECVEPNLIAPTFVIDYPIEMSPLTKKHRSKPGLVERFELIVAGKELCNAYSELNDPIDQRERLEEQARLRERGDEEAMAIDEDFLRALEYGMPPTAGIGIGIDRLTMLITGQESIRDVILFPQMRPE from the coding sequence ATGTCAGAACCGCTACGCACATCACTGGAAGAACTCAACGACCAGATGCGAATGCGTCGGGAGAAGTTGCAAAAGCTCCGCGAGCAAGGCATCAATCCGTATCCGTATAGCTATGAAGTGACACACCATGCGCAGACAATTTTAGACACCTTCAAAGATGGCGAATCGACGGATGTGTCGGTTGCAGGGCGCATTATGAGCATGCGCATTATGGGCAAAGCATCATTCTTTCACATTCAAGATTCGACAGGGAAAATCCAAATCTACATTCGCAAAGACGATGTAGGCGAAGCCACTTACGAGACCTTTAAGCATCTATACGACATCGGTGATATTGTCGGCATCAAGGGCTACACGTTCCGAACCAAAATGGGCGAGATTTCTGTCCACACAAAGGAAATTACGCTGCTGGCTAAGGCCCTACGCCCAATTCCGATTGCAAAAGAACAGGAAATTAATGGGCAGAGAGTTGTCTATGATGCCTTTTCTGACAAAGAGCAGCGCTATCGCCAGCGTTATGTGGATTTGATTGTAAATCCTGAAGTGAGAGAGGTCTTTCGCAAGCGCGCAAAAATCATCAACACCATTCGCGCTTTCTTGGATGAGAAAGGTTACTTGGAAGTTGAGACGCCTATTCTGCAGCCTGTCTATGGTGGGGCAACCGCACGACCGTTCATCACACATCACAATGCGCTGGGAATGGACTTATACCTACGCATTGCAAATGAACTGTATCTCAAACGTTTGATTGTCGGAGGATTTGAGGGCGTCTATGAATTTGCGAAGGATTTCCGCAATGAAGGACTAAGCCGCTTCCACAATCCAGAATTTACGCAAGTCGAGTTCTATGTTGCCTACAAAGATTATTTGTGGATGATGGAACAAGTGGAAGCCCTCTTCGAGCGCATTGCACTGACCGTGAACGGCACAACCAAGACACGTTTCAATGGACACGACGTGGACTTGAAACCACCATACCGACGGCTCACCATTCCCGAAGCAATAAAGGAGTTTACAGGCAAGGATATTGAGGGCAAGAGCGAAACTGAGCTGCGGACAGTTGCCAAAGAGCTTGGGGTGCATATAGAGCCATCCGATGGCAGTGGCAAGATTATTGATGCCATTTTTAGCGAGTGCGTGGAGCCGAATTTGATTGCACCCACGTTCGTAATTGACTACCCGATTGAGATGTCCCCACTGACAAAGAAACACCGTTCCAAGCCGGGGCTGGTAGAGCGCTTTGAGCTTATCGTGGCAGGCAAGGAGCTTTGCAATGCTTATAGCGAGCTAAATGACCCAATTGACCAGCGAGAGCGTCTGGAAGAACAAGCACGCCTTCGTGAGCGGGGCGATGAAGAAGCAATGGCGATTGATGAAGACTTTCTGCGAGCGCTCGAGTATGGTATGCCACCAACGGCAGGCATTGGCATTGGTATTGACCGCCTGACAATGCTGATTACTGGGCAGGAGTCAATTCGTGATGTGATTCTCTTTCCACAAATGCGACCAGAGTAA
- a CDS encoding cytochrome b N-terminal domain-containing protein: MMKALYRWVDERLSISDIIKFASKKTVPVHQHSFWYFWGGISLFFFIVQCVTGVLLLVYYRPGHEAYESVRQITNEIHFGWLIRSAHSWSANLMVVAVFVHMFSVYFMKAYRSPREFGWWSGMLLLILTLLFGFSGYLLPMDELAYFATKVGLSIPEALPIIGPPMTNLFRGGLEVSDITVQRFFAMHVVVMPAIFLPILIFHLWLVQKHGNAVPPSEEAKPEWQRKSVPFFPNFLMQDLAMWLIALNVLALCASIYPWGIGEEADPLKPAPEGIHPEWYFMSAFQTLKLLGKLFSGDMAAFGEAVGITLFTLGLLLWALIPLYDGKHENGRRARNATYFGLLALGIIVVTTIWGYLAL, translated from the coding sequence ATGATGAAAGCCCTTTATCGCTGGGTGGATGAGCGGCTCAGCATTAGCGACATTATCAAGTTTGCCTCAAAGAAGACGGTGCCTGTGCATCAGCATTCGTTTTGGTATTTCTGGGGCGGCATTTCGCTCTTTTTCTTCATCGTGCAGTGCGTAACAGGTGTCTTGCTACTGGTCTACTATCGTCCAGGACACGAAGCATATGAATCGGTACGGCAGATTACAAATGAAATCCACTTTGGCTGGCTGATTCGCTCAGCACACTCGTGGTCAGCAAATCTAATGGTGGTAGCGGTCTTTGTGCATATGTTTTCTGTCTATTTTATGAAGGCCTATCGCTCGCCACGTGAGTTTGGCTGGTGGAGTGGGATGCTTCTCCTCATTCTCACACTGCTATTCGGCTTTAGCGGCTATCTTCTGCCAATGGACGAGCTGGCATACTTTGCGACCAAAGTAGGACTGTCTATTCCAGAAGCCTTGCCAATCATTGGCCCGCCAATGACCAATCTCTTTCGAGGTGGCTTGGAGGTCAGTGATATAACGGTGCAGCGCTTCTTTGCGATGCATGTGGTCGTGATGCCGGCAATTTTTCTGCCGATTCTCATTTTTCACCTTTGGCTGGTGCAGAAGCATGGCAATGCCGTGCCACCCAGTGAAGAAGCCAAGCCCGAGTGGCAGCGAAAGTCCGTGCCATTTTTCCCCAACTTTTTGATGCAGGACCTTGCAATGTGGCTCATTGCGCTCAATGTGCTAGCGCTTTGTGCATCAATTTACCCGTGGGGTATTGGTGAGGAGGCTGACCCCTTGAAGCCTGCTCCAGAGGGCATTCACCCTGAGTGGTATTTTATGAGTGCCTTCCAGACGCTAAAACTTTTGGGTAAGCTCTTTTCGGGCGATATGGCAGCCTTCGGGGAAGCTGTAGGTATTACACTTTTCACCTTAGGTTTGCTGCTTTGGGCGCTGATTCCACTCTACGATGGCAAGCACGAAAATGGGCGGCGTGCTCGCAATGCTACATATTTCGGACTCTTGGCACTCGGTATCATTGTGGTCACGACTATCTGGGGATACCTTGCATTGTAG
- a CDS encoding cytochrome c: protein MNYPFWDVPFIGSGWVIGLISIMHVLISQFAVGGGLYLVIAERIALKQNRLDWLPRLQRHSRFFLIMTGVFGAISGVGIWFAIGLAHPESTSTLIHNFVFGWAIEWVFFVIELSAAAVYYYSWNKISHEAHQRVGWVYAVSSFLTLVIINGILTFMLTPGDAWLAVAGTGQEASQFWSAFFNPTYFPSLFLRFLVCISLAGIWALVSYSRLGNDDEAKGELITWSSKWLIPSFVATPLAFLWYLASVPEANRSLLELGISTIGSGAFTQVTRIALVMVMTSATIVGVVYFFVRRAPQDFTFGHGLAVLCLAAVVTATGEYAREMLRKPYVIAQHMYSNGIRRSEVAELNSKGYLSKSMWVRQVADKTNEPELILAKGEAMYRGQCLNCHTTTGYRSIAKFLSGRDHQAIGNFLKTLHEYQDGSPYKKYMPQLVGTPEEIAALNDYLDYTVNKDKSRIAQLMRERENQRVAEAK, encoded by the coding sequence ATGAACTATCCATTTTGGGACGTGCCCTTTATCGGCAGTGGTTGGGTGATTGGCCTTATCTCAATTATGCATGTGCTCATCTCCCAATTTGCCGTAGGGGGAGGCTTGTATTTGGTGATTGCAGAACGCATAGCGCTGAAACAAAATCGCTTGGACTGGCTGCCACGCCTACAAAGGCACTCGCGCTTTTTCCTGATTATGACTGGCGTGTTCGGGGCTATTTCAGGCGTTGGTATCTGGTTTGCAATTGGACTAGCACACCCTGAATCAACCAGCACACTCATTCACAACTTTGTCTTCGGGTGGGCTATAGAGTGGGTGTTTTTCGTGATTGAACTCTCGGCAGCGGCGGTGTATTACTACTCATGGAATAAGATTTCGCACGAGGCGCATCAGCGCGTAGGGTGGGTGTATGCCGTATCGTCATTTTTAACGCTGGTGATTATCAACGGCATTCTCACCTTTATGCTCACGCCTGGTGATGCATGGCTTGCGGTAGCAGGCACAGGGCAAGAAGCATCACAGTTCTGGTCGGCATTCTTTAATCCAACTTATTTCCCCAGTCTCTTTCTGCGTTTCTTGGTGTGCATTTCGCTGGCAGGAATTTGGGCGCTGGTCTCTTACAGCCGCTTAGGAAATGACGATGAAGCAAAAGGTGAGCTGATTACTTGGAGCTCCAAGTGGCTGATTCCCTCGTTTGTGGCAACGCCGCTGGCATTTCTCTGGTATCTTGCCAGTGTGCCTGAAGCGAATCGCTCACTGCTGGAGCTTGGCATTTCTACAATTGGTTCTGGCGCGTTTACGCAAGTAACGCGCATTGCGCTGGTAATGGTGATGACATCCGCCACGATTGTCGGCGTAGTGTATTTCTTTGTGCGCCGTGCGCCTCAGGACTTTACATTCGGACATGGCTTAGCCGTGCTGTGTCTGGCGGCTGTCGTAACGGCAACAGGAGAGTATGCGCGCGAAATGCTCCGTAAGCCATATGTAATTGCGCAGCATATGTATTCCAACGGTATTCGCCGCAGCGAAGTCGCTGAACTGAATAGCAAGGGCTATCTAAGCAAATCAATGTGGGTGCGTCAGGTAGCAGATAAGACCAATGAACCTGAACTCATTTTAGCTAAGGGCGAAGCGATGTATCGTGGGCAATGCCTAAACTGCCACACCACAACGGGCTATCGCTCAATAGCCAAGTTCTTATCGGGTCGAGACCATCAAGCAATTGGCAACTTCCTAAAAACCCTACACGAGTATCAAGATGGTTCGCCCTACAAGAAGTATATGCCGCAGCTGGTAGGTACCCCTGAGGAAATTGCAGCGCTGAACGATTACTTGGACTACACCGTGAACAAAGACAAAAGCCGTATTGCGCAGCTTATGCGTGAGCGCGAAAACCAAAGGGTAGCAGAAGCAAAGTAA
- a CDS encoding DUF2237 domain-containing protein, with protein sequence MTEQRNVLGGKLECCCRDPLTGFYRDGYCRTGPDDTGRHVVCAIVTEEFLRFSRAMGNDLITPRPEYRFPGLKPGDKWCLCALRWKEAFDAGLAPKVVLAATHEHVLNFVSLKALKLHAVDLPAEEAGA encoded by the coding sequence ATGACCGAGCAACGCAATGTCTTAGGCGGCAAGTTAGAGTGCTGCTGTCGAGATCCACTTACAGGCTTTTACCGTGATGGCTATTGCCGCACAGGTCCTGACGACACAGGTCGGCATGTGGTTTGCGCAATTGTCACTGAGGAATTTCTGCGCTTTTCACGCGCAATGGGCAACGACCTTATTACCCCGCGCCCTGAGTATCGTTTTCCGGGCTTGAAGCCCGGCGACAAGTGGTGTCTCTGCGCACTTCGCTGGAAAGAAGCCTTCGACGCAGGTCTTGCACCTAAGGTCGTGCTTGCCGCCACACACGAACATGTCTTGAATTTCGTCTCGCTCAAAGCCTTGAAATTGCATGCTGTTGATTTACCTGCTGAAGAAGCTGGCGCATAA